The genomic region AGACATCAATGAAGTCATGAATGCAGGTATGTTGACATTTATTATTTGTACCTTTACTTCGTATCTGGTATATTTAACATGTGGAATATAAATAGTTATGGTGATATTCCTCTAGGCCTCTCTAAGCTAACCTCCGTGCCAGCGGGTGGCGCTGTGGCAGTGTCTGCACCCAGTGGTGGGGCTCCTGCAGCAGCAGAGGCACCTGCAGGTAAGCCTTTTATCTTATCTTATGGTCTGTGATGAAAATCACAGATCATGGATCAGTTTACGTATTTCCAGTTATGAGTAAGTGGAGTGTAAGTGTTGTTTTGCAACATTGCATTTTAGTACCAGTAATTTTTATATTGTtatgaaaataatttttttttccttttagcggaagagaaaaaggaggagaagaaagacGAATCTGAGGAGTCAGATGAAGACATGGGCTTTGGACTCTTTGATTAATCTTGTTTCctgaaaaacacaataaaaattGGAAATGTTAAACTCTATCTTTGTAATTATTTGTTCTGAAAAGGCCTCCGGTATGTTGACATGCTTTACTGTAAATTCAGTAATATGTCCCAGAGATATTAGTTCCAACAACTTAGGTTTTAATCGACTTCAAAAGTAGCTTTTGAAATTGTTGACACATGGTACAGTGTTACTATTCCCAACCGATTGTTTATGGAAACATGTTGATTCATATTTTCCCCTCAATTTTTTTCAAGCCGGGTTTCGatgcaaatgttttggaaatgtTTACTAAATCTTtgcagaaaaaaatattaactGTCATCTGATCATGTGAAGAAACCAGATGTAGGCTGCTGTGATTAGAGGCACGATTTAAATGAGCATAATGGAGATATTTGGTTTGAGATGTCGTTTATtcaaaaaacccttttccatctcTTTCGCTTTGTGGGTCACGTGACACCTACAAGTGAGTCCACGGAGGGTGTTGCCAGAGTAAAGGAAAACTGACCATGGAATTTGATCTCAAGTGCTCATTGTATCTCAGTCAGGCAGAGTGTGCAGGCAGGTGTATAAAGGCACTCGGTTTACACTTCACGATCAGA from Brachyhypopomus gauderio isolate BG-103 chromosome 8, BGAUD_0.2, whole genome shotgun sequence harbors:
- the rplp2a gene encoding 60S acidic ribosomal protein P2, yielding MRYVAAYLLAVLGGNSSPSAKDIKNILGSVGIEADDQRVTKVISELNGKDINEVMNAGLSKLTSVPAGGAVAVSAPSGGAPAAAEAPAAEEKKEEKKDESEESDEDMGFGLFD